The Thermotoga caldifontis AZM44c09 genomic interval CAGAATCTCAACAACTGTGACTTTCGCTTCGCGGAGCGGTTGGATCTCTTCTTCAATTTTTGTCTTCAGGATTTTCTCCAGAGAAGGTTTTCCACCCTTCTTGAACGCGAACCTGGGTGATTCTGGAAGTTTCAGCAACACCAGTACGAGCAGTGCGCCGCTCAGAAAGACCAGATACGATATTCTCCAAGAATAGGAAATCGTCAGCACCGAGACCAGTCCTATGGCGATGCTTCCTACCGCCCAGCTCGCCTCGAGCAGCACGAGGAAGGCACCTCTCAGAGACTTTCCCATGAACTCTGCGAGGTACGCGTTCACCGAAGGCATCAAGCCGCCGTAGCCGATCCCGGAAATCAACCTCAGAAGGAAGAAAGATCCAAAACCACGGGTCAAACCGAGCATAGCCGTTGGAAAGAATGTGAGGAAGAAGTACAGAAGGTTTGACAATCTTCTACCGAAAGCGTCGGACAAACTCCCCACACTCAGTGCGCCGAGGAGCATGCCAATGAACGTTGCGCTCAGCAGGTTCGCCGACTGAGCGATCGAAAGTTTCCATACCTGACTGATCGACGGAAGCGTGAACGAGAGTACCAGAACGCCCGCCGCATCGTACATCCACAGGATGGACGTCAGAAGAAGCATTTTCCTTTTGTATTCCATCGGAACGTACGTTTCGATGACATCGTCCAGACTCCGCATCGCACATCACCTGCGCTCATGTTCTTTGTTGTGTGCTGATCCATTTAATATTGTATCCATTAGTATTGCCACAGGCTAAAGAACATGTGTCCGGAAAAGGTTCTTAAAAGACCCAATCTTTTTGAAATCTCGCGCGAAGAACTTTTAAAGCTGCGTCGATCGCGGTGACAACTCTGCAAGCGTTGGTGGTTCGCGGGGCTGGAAGTTGAAACTCACCTCGAAACAGCTCGTAGTAAAGCCTGATGAAATCCATGAACCCGGAGAGTGGTAAGGTAAAATACTACCAGGGGCCCGAATAGTTTGGTCAACAAGCATCAAAGGAGGAGTGAATATGAAAAAAGCTGTTTGGATTATCGCGTTGGCCCTGTTGTTATTCGCCTGCGCAGAACCACAGGTACAAAAGCCGACGATCGAAAAACTTGCGAGTGATCTTGCGGTTGCTTTGGAAAATCTTATTACAAACCCAAGAGCGATCGACAACTACGTAAAGACTCTTGCCCCAGGTACTGATGTTGCTCAGTTAAAGGAAGAGTTCATTTCCAATCTGCGCAACACGATAAGCACGCTCGGCAAGAAAGTCCAATATCTCGGCATTTACGAGACTAAAGCCGCAACGGTCATTTATTCTTTCGACCTCGGCATGAAACCAGACGATGTGGAAAAGGTCTATCTTCTTCACCTTCTGCTGATAAACCCGGAAAGTCAGCAAAGAAGCAACTATACTGTACCGTTCTTAACGTTGAAGAACGAGCCTGACAAAATCTACATCGCGGTCGTCTTCAAGAGAGATAATACGGCTATCATCTATCCAAAACCCATTGTTTCTCAATGAGAGTGAGATTGTGGTTTGACTCTTCATGGTTGGGGCTTGAGTTTTTTCAGTGTTTTACTTCCAAAAAAGGACACCAGCCGAAGAAAATTTCCCAAGTTACAGCGAACTTGCGATGGCCTGAGCGTTGAGAACGGTCTTCATTTGACCCGTTGACCCGTGAAGACGAGGAGCGAATTCTTTGGAAAGCTTCCTTGACACGATGTTGTATACGGCACCAGAAAGCACTGCGAGGATCATCAGGAGCCTTCCAAGAAGACTCCCCACGACAAATTGGATCTGACAGGGCTACTTCCACAAAGCCGCAGGTGATAGGAAGATAGTGTGCGAAATCCGCCTTTTCTTTCAAAGAGAACACCTTTTCGGGTCGATCGACTCCTTGTGACAACCGAGAAGATCGAAGGTTACGAGATCACCGAGACGTTGGACCTTGTGATGGGCAACACCGTTCACTCAAAACACCTGAATAAAGACATTGCGGCTGCCTTCAAAACTCATACAGGCGGCGAAATAAAGTCATACACTGAACTCTTGATTGAAGCGAGGAACATAGCAATGCAAAGAATGATCGCAGAAGCCGAGAAACTCGCAGCCGATGCCACTCTCGGCGTTAGATTTGGTACCTCTTCGATCATGCAGTCTGTGGTTGAAGTTCTTGCCTATGGCACGGCAGAGAAACTCAAGAGGATCTAAACAGTTTCTTGCCGTCCCAAATGACTTCTTTGGGTCTTGCTACCAAGTTGTGGGCATATGTCATGGCCATATCCTTGACAAATCCGTCGAAAAACGTGTAAACTTGTTGTGGAAAATCTCAACTTCTGCCGGTATGGTGGAGAATGGGAGATGGCCATACCTCTTGATGGGGTATGGCCAATTTCTTTGAGTGGGGGTGTGTTCTGTGAAAAGGGGTATCTTCTGGGTCCTCCTGTCGCTGGTGCTGGTCTTCGTGGGTTCCCTCATCGCCTACCTGGTCCAGACGGATTTTGGAAGGGTTCAAGTCAAAGACGTGCGTTTCGTCAGCAGTGACGGTAAGATTTTGAGTGCGTTACTGTTCATTCCCAAGGGCGTTTCACCGGAAAAGCCCGCGCCGGCAGTCCTGACCATGCACGGTTACATCAACTCACGCGAGACTCAGAGCGGTTTCAACATCGAATTCGCGAGGCGCGGTTACGTGGTCTTCGCTATGGACATGGCCGGGCACGGCTATTCTGAACAGATCAAAGGTGGACTCGCCAATCCTGCGCGCGGTGCGGCCGATGGATTGCTGTACCTTGCGGGTCTGCCGTTCGTTGACAAGAACAACATCGCGGTCGAAGGTCATTCCATGGGTGGATGGTCCGTGCTCAGCGCGGCTGGGAAATATCCACAGCTCGTTCGAACCGTGATCCTCGTGGGGTCTTCCTCGGAAACCTACGGTGCCCCAAAGGTGACTGCGGAAACACCATTCAATTTCGCCGTTATATTCAGCAAGTACGACGAGTTCAGTCGATTGATGTGGGGTGTCGAAAAGGCTTCGGACATCGTTAAGACTCAAAAGCTGAAGGTCGCTTTCGGTACCGATGAAGATGTGATCCCGGGAAAACTTTACGGTTCGTTCGAGAACAAATCCGCGAGGAAATTGTACATACCGAACTGCACGCATCCGGGTGATCATCTCTCAACTGAAGCGATCGGATACGCCATCGAATTCTTGCAGGACTCTATAAGGCCACCGAAGTACATCGATCCGAAGAACCAGATATGGCCATGGAAAGAGTTCGGAACGCTGCTCGGTTTGATAGGTGGTATCATGTTCCTGCTCAGCTACGGTTACTGCATGTTGCAGACCGCTTATTTCTCGTCTCTGAGAAACCAGCCTGTCGATTTCCAGGTGAAGAACAAACTGGTGAACACGATCGCGTGGCTCGTGGGTTTCTTCCTGGTTACGGCGATCCCGGCGTTCACGTTCTTCAAATTCCAGCAACCTGGTGGGAAAACTCCGACTCCGAACGCGTTCTGGCCGCAGAGTTTGACGATCGGTTTCGCACGCTGGGCAACGTTCAACGCGCTGATCGCCATCGGTCTGTTCGTCGTCTGGCACTTCGTTTATCATCGCAGGATCGGTGGCAACCTGCTGACCTACGGTCTGGCAACGAATCCCGAAAAGCCGAGGTTCCGCTTGAAACAGTTGTGGAAAGCCTTCGCTCTGAGTGTCTGCACGGTCTTCGCAACGCACATAGTCCTGTCCATAGTCCAGTGGGCGTTCAAAGTGGATTTCCGCTGGTGGGTGATAGCGCTCAAGCCTATGAGTTTTGAAAGGTTCTGGATATTCATCAAATTCTTGCCGCCGTTTGCGCTGTTCGCGTTCGTGAACTCGCTGGTGCTGAACGGTCAGCTGAAGGCGAGAGCCTTCAAGAATGAGGTGACATCGACGGCCGTGTGGATGGTGTCTTCAGCGCTCGCGAACTGTCTCGGAATACTGATCCTCGTGCTGCTTCAGGTGGGTAAATTGTTTGCCACACAGACATTGTTCTTCCCAACACAGCCGTTGCTTGGAATCGTTGCATACCAGTTCGTCTTTCTAACCGCGGTTGCCGGGGCTGTGTCGGCGTTCTTCTACAGAAGAACTGGGAGCATCTACACCGGTGCGTTCGTGAACGCCCTGTTCGTCACCTGGTACATCGTGGCAGGACAGGCCATACAGTTTGCAGGATGATAAAAGGTGAATTAAAATTGGAATAGAAAGGGGGGATGCATATTGTTAAGGAGAGTTTTCCTGGCGCTGGCGCTGACGTGCTTTCTTATGAGTTTCGGACTTGGACAGCCCCAACAAACACTTGATGGCAACATTCTCCGCAACGGGGATTTCTCACAGAACATTCTGTACATAAGCGAATCGTATCCTGAGATTCCCACGGGGGACTTCGACACCAAAAGAACGTGGTTGTTCAGGACTGGAGATGGGGCACAGGCTGTTGGGGTCGTGGAGAACGGAGTTTTGAAAGTTTCCATCACCTACGGTGGACCGAATTCGTGGTCGGTGCAGGTGCTACAATCTCCAATCACGGTGGAGTATCTGGGAATCTACAGGGTGGAGTTCGAAGCCTGGGCGAGCAAGAGCAGAAGAATCGGAGTGAAGATCGGTGCGACCGCCTCAAGAGGATGGATACCCTACAACCCACCGCCGAGCGGACGGCCGGTGGATCAATCTGGAGGGTACGCCATCGATATCACCACCGAAAGGAGGACTTACAGTTTCGAGTTCACTATGAGGAACGAGACCGACATGAGGGCAAGGTTTGAATTTCAGCTTGGTCAGGATGACGGAACCGTGTACATAGACAACGTGAAGTTGATCAAAGTGGGACAGGCGGAACCACCCGCGCCACCACCGGCCCTCGGAGAGAAGTACTGGTACGAACTGGTGTGGGAGGAGAACTTCGACGGAGACACCATAAACGAGAGTGTGTGGAGTTTCGAAATCGGTAACGGTCACGCCCAGGGGATTCCGGGCTGGGGCAACGCCGAGCTGGAATATTACAAGAAGGAGAACGCTTACATAGAGAACGGAGTTCTGGTCATCGAAGCGAAGAAAGAGACCGCGCAGGATCAGTACGGAACGTACAACTACACTTCCGCGAGGATGAAAACGCAGGGAAAGTTCAGCGTGAAGTACGGAAGAATAGAGTTCAGAGCCAAACTTCCATGGGGTAAAGGCGTATGGCCGGCCCTCTGGATGCTCGGAGAGAACATAACAGAAGTGGGATGGCCCGCGTGCGGAGAAATCGATGTGATGGAATACCTTGGTCATGAAACGAACAAAGTCTACGGTACGATACATGGACCAGGTTATTCGGGAGCCGGTGGAAAAGGTGGAAGTTACACCCTTCCGACTGGTAATTTCACCGAAGACTTCCACATCTTCGCGGTCGAATGGGACCCTCTTGGGATCAAATGGTACGTGGACGGTGTGAAGTTCTTCCAGATAACCAGAACGGAGGTCCCCGGAGATTGGGTGTTCGATCATCCGTTCTTCATCATAATGAACGTCGCGGTTGGTGGTTACTGGCCCGGATATCCGGATGAGACCACGACCTTCCCGCAGAAGATGTACGTGGATTACATCAGAGTGTACAAAGGCGTGGGTATGGAGACCATCGACAACGGTAGCTTCGACTATCCGCTGACCAACGATCAGCAGAACTGGCCCGACGATTGGTTCCTGTGGTACGGTTCGCCGTACGGTATGGGAGGAAGAGCTTCGGTGAGCATCGAAACGGAAGGAAAGAACAGATTCGCCGTCGTAGAAGTGATGGACACAGGTTGGGAAAGCTGGCACGTGCAGTTCAACCAGTGGGTGGGTCTTTCCAAGGGAAAAACGTACAGGTTCACCTTCAAGGCCAGAGCGGAAAACCCGAGAGATATAAACGTGAAATTCCTGCACCCGACAAACTACACACTCTACGCGGTTCAGAACTACAATCTGACCACGGATTGGCAGAGCTTCGAACTCGTGTTCACGTTCAACGCGGACTATCCCGTGGCCAACCTCTCGATCGAGCTTGGAAAGACGAACAGTCCAAGGACTGGAAAGGTGTATTTTGACGATTTCGCTTTAGAAGAAGTCAGATGAGCTTTGAGGTCGCTGAAGATGAGGCCGGCGCCGTGGCGCCGGCTTTTTTATTTCAGGCCACGAATTTTCTCTTCAAGGATCCTGCACAGCCTTTCTTCTTCTTTCATCACGTCCAGACACGGTACGTTCAACTCCTGTTCTATGGTCCTTGAGAGTTCTGTCAGATCCATGTGATCGAGGACGAAACCTTCCATGCGTCTCGCTGGATAGTACGGATTGATCGTCACACAGATCAATTCCGGCCTTCTCAGCACGGCGATGTCGAGCTCGTCCAGCGAACGTTCAAGGTCTGCAAGATCTTCAGCGAGCAAAAGGTGCATGGGAGACTCTACCGAGATGCGTTCGTTTCGAAGAGACTTCATTTTGTCCTGACTGACCAGGCCTTCGATCACATTTCTGTCGTCTTCACTTAAGGGTAGTCTCAGGGCTTTCACGATGACTCTCGCTTCGGTGAGTAGAACATCGATGCTGGTGGATCTGGAAGCACCGAGTGCGAGGATGACGAACTCCACGTGCTGGAACGGTACGACACGGTTTATCGCCCCATCTACCAGGAAAATTTCTGTCTGTTCACTCTTCAAAACATCCTTGAGCATGAGGAGATCTTCGCTGTTGTTTGGACCGACGAGCACCACGGTGCCGGACTGTCTAACTTTGTAAAGGCAGATCGGTCCAAAGGCCGTTGTGATGTTGAGCTTTCTCAGCAGCTGCAGCTTCGCCGTTGAATGTTTCGCAGCTTGCTCGCTCGTGGCCACCACGGTCCCTTCTTCCACCACGACTTTGGGTTTTGGAAGGCCCGTGATGTGGTCGAGATCTTCGCCATCGAAACCGATGCTCGTGATGGCCAGAGACTTTCCAGCGAGACATTTCAGCAACGCGTTCACCGTGGTGGTTTTTCCCGTGTTCTTCGCGGTGCCCAGAACGCCGATGCTCAGCACTTTCTCACCGTACCTCTTCCTGCCCTACCTGGGTTCGCGCCTTCTTCGCGTGTTCCGAAAAGGCCTTCGTACATGGACGCCACGAAATCTTCCCTTTCCGCAACCTTCTTCAGCGTTTCGTATACACCTTCAACGATCCTTTCTGCGAACTCTTCTGCCTGTTTCGTCGGTTCTATCTTCGCCTGTCCGAAGAATCTGAAAGCTTCCGCGATCGCCCTGAGGGTGTCGATGCGCGCGCTCACCGTGATCGCACCACGCGCATAAGCCTCGTCGGTGGAAGCGATGGTTATGGCATCGAGCCCGAGGGAACTTGCGAGCGCGGCGTGCAGGGCCGTCGTCATGGCGGACTGAACCCTGTCCTCGGTGTGCGTCATGAAACCGATGGGCTCGCCTGGCCAGATCGGTGCGTCGATGATGCGTCTCAGTGCGATCACCTTTGCCGCGTTGTAATCGATGTAGTTGTCCTTCATGTAATCGTTGATCATCACGTCCGGTGAGTAACAGAACAAGGGCTTCAGAATGGGTTTCGCGTTCAATTTCACCCCGAGGTACGCCACCACGAGCATGCCAGCGAACGCCTTGTGTGCGGGTACGCCACCGAGCTCTTCGTTGGTCGGTATGTCGTAGGGAAGGTTGTATCTGGCCGCCAGCTTTATGGCGTACACTCCATCGACGGTGAGTCTCTCCGGATCGGTACCACCGTTCAGAGAACCGTAGACCATGTTTATTTTGGTCAGATCGGCCTTTGCATACGCTGCGAGCAGCACGGTTTCCGGTGTGTTCAGGCCCCTGTGCGCCCTGACACACCAGAGTGTGGAGTCGTTCAGCGCTGACTTTATGAGCTTCAGGTTCTCGAAGGTTATGATCGATCCATCTTCCTCGTGCGCCAGCAGACCTTCGAGTAAACCTTCGCACCTTGCACCCCAGGAAGGATCGAAGTGAAGAACCCCATCGGCACCCCACGCTTCGCTGACTTTTATGTGCATCGCATCCATGAAGGGACAGCCCGTTCCGTACTGAACGAAAACGAGAGGTCTATCGAGACTGTGGCGCAGAATTTTTTCATCGAATCTGGTTTCACGAACAAGCCGATCGAACTTTTTCTTCTCTTCCTCTGTTATGAGCCTCACTTTCCTTGGAAGCGTGTTCTTCTTGAAATAGGAGACAACCGTATCATCGCACAGTTTTAAATAGTCCTCCAGAAGATCTTCGCCCTGCAACATCTTCTCCCTCATCTTTGCCCGCTCGATGCCAGGGCTGGTCCTGTCTCTGGCCCAATCGATTATCTGATCCGTTATCTTCTCGAGCAGGTCTTTGAACGCGCTGTCGTGGACTCTGTACGAATAACCATGTGTTATGTCGCGTTTGGTTTTGACAATCCTGCTTTTCGATTCCTGTACTTCTCTCCCTTCGACGAAGGCGATGACTTCTTCCCAGTTCGTTCTGTCGCCGAAGCCTGCATCGTAACCCAGTTCTGCGGCGAGCTCTTTCGTGATCGCCTTACCACCAACCACGACCTTGCATTTCTTTCTCAAACCCGCCGCGTCCAGCATGTCTATGAACCTGGCCAGCAATTCGGCGGCACCGTAACCGACAGTCCTGCTCACCATGATAAAATCTGGATTTTCCTTCTGGCACAGCTCGACGACTTCTTCCATCTTCGTATCGGGTGGTAGCAGTATGGTTTGATGTCCTCTCTTCAAAAGTTCTCTGTTCAACATCTTCAACGCCACATCGTGAACAGGATCGAGTGGGAAGAGCACGAATTTCATTCTGTATCGCCTCCAGCGAGCCAGGCATACTTGTCACCAGGTCTGAACACATAAACGCGCAGGCGGATCCTGGCAGCGAAATTGTTGTGCTCGACGAACACCACATCGACGTCGTTGAACCCGAGGGATTTGAAGTACTGAACGGCGATGTTCTTCGCTTCTTCTTCGCTTTTGGCCAGCAACGTGGTTTCTACATCGAACGCGTCGATGATCCTGTCTATCATTAAACCCACCTCACTTTCGAGCGGGTTCATTCTTTCCACGCGTCTGGGAGGATGTAACCTTCAGCGACAACGCGCGCATCTCCCTGAAGATAAACGTTTCTGAACTCGTTGCCGTGCCGTTCAAAACCGACCTTCAGTTCCCCGCCCTTGACCTTCACGCTCACGGCTGGTTCGACCCTGCTCGTGAGGAAGGAAACGATGCTCGAGGCGATCGAACCTGTCCCGCAGGCGAGCGTTTCGTTCTCAACGCCACGTTCGTAGGTTCTGACGATTATTCTGGATTTTCCCACGATCTGGACGAAGTTCACGTTCGTTCCCTTCGGGAACACGTCCAAGGAATACCTTATCTTTCTTCCCCATCTCAAAAGGATTTCGTCCTCCATCGATTCGACGGCGTCTTTGAAGATCACCGTGTGTGGCACCCCGACCGTTCCGAAATGATACTCAACGGTTCCAAAGCTGAAATCTCGTTTCTGAAATAGTTCGAAGTCGTGCAGGCTGAGGTTTGGAAACTTGATGCGCACCTCTTCGCCCAGGATTTCCGCTTCGTGTATCCCGGAGATGGTTTCAAAACGCATGCGCTCACCAGCAACACCGATCAGATTCGCAAACCTCGCGATGCACCGGGCTCCGTTGCCACACATCTCCCCTTCAGAGCCATCGCTGTTGAAGTATCTCATTTTGAAGTCCACGGTTTCTGAAGGTTCGAGCAACATGAGCCCGTCCGCACCGATGGATTTACCCCGGCGGCACACCATGCGAACAAAATGGTTTATATCGAAATTTGCGAGCACGTTCTCTCTGTTGTCTATGACGATGAAATCGTTCCCCGCTCCGTTCATCTTGAAGAACCTTATCTTCACAGTCCAACCCCCAAGAAGGGGGCGCAAAAGCGCCCCCTCATGTTTCACATGAGGATCATCGCTACTATCGTGGCGGCCACGTAACCGAGGATCACTGGAACGAAGTTCTTCCTTGCGATCTCTTCAGGCTTCGTCTTGCAAACGGCCGCAACGGCGATCAAAGCCCAAGGAACGATCGTTCCTCCACCGCAGTTGACCGCCGTGAGTTGACCGAGCGCAGCCAGTACTGAGGTCTTCACCTTCGCCACGGGTGCCAGACCACCGGCGAGCGTTCCTACGAGAGGAAGACCTGAAAAGC includes:
- a CDS encoding MFS transporter, translated to MRSLDDVIETYVPMEYKRKMLLLTSILWMYDAAGVLVLSFTLPSISQVWKLSIAQSANLLSATFIGMLLGALSVGSLSDAFGRRLSNLLYFFLTFFPTAMLGLTRGFGSFFLLRLISGIGYGGLMPSVNAYLAEFMGKSLRGAFLVLLEASWAVGSIAIGLVSVLTISYSWRISYLVFLSGALLVLVLLKLPESPRFAFKKGGKPSLEKILKTKIEEEIQPLREAKVTVVEILKGPQARKTLMIWTVWFTVSFVYYVLFSWAPKIFAQHGLTVTRSLWFTFFMMVAQLPGYLSAAYFIEKIGRKRSLQVYLAGMAVSSILWAFVSSTFQLVSVALLLSFFTLGVWGLVYAYTPEIYPTTMRATGNGMAGVVARIAGILAPQYGGFMLQRNASFLEIFFWLALLSMFAAVIVSLFAVETKQQDIT
- a CDS encoding YbjQ family protein gives rise to the protein MRNPPFLSKRTPFRVDRLLVTTEKIEGYEITETLDLVMGNTVHSKHLNKDIAAAFKTHTGGEIKSYTELLIEARNIAMQRMIAEAEKLAADATLGVRFGTSSIMQSVVEVLAYGTAEKLKRI
- a CDS encoding alpha/beta hydrolase family protein, which encodes MKRGIFWVLLSLVLVFVGSLIAYLVQTDFGRVQVKDVRFVSSDGKILSALLFIPKGVSPEKPAPAVLTMHGYINSRETQSGFNIEFARRGYVVFAMDMAGHGYSEQIKGGLANPARGAADGLLYLAGLPFVDKNNIAVEGHSMGGWSVLSAAGKYPQLVRTVILVGSSSETYGAPKVTAETPFNFAVIFSKYDEFSRLMWGVEKASDIVKTQKLKVAFGTDEDVIPGKLYGSFENKSARKLYIPNCTHPGDHLSTEAIGYAIEFLQDSIRPPKYIDPKNQIWPWKEFGTLLGLIGGIMFLLSYGYCMLQTAYFSSLRNQPVDFQVKNKLVNTIAWLVGFFLVTAIPAFTFFKFQQPGGKTPTPNAFWPQSLTIGFARWATFNALIAIGLFVVWHFVYHRRIGGNLLTYGLATNPEKPRFRLKQLWKAFALSVCTVFATHIVLSIVQWAFKVDFRWWVIALKPMSFERFWIFIKFLPPFALFAFVNSLVLNGQLKARAFKNEVTSTAVWMVSSALANCLGILILVLLQVGKLFATQTLFFPTQPLLGIVAYQFVFLTAVAGAVSAFFYRRTGSIYTGAFVNALFVTWYIVAGQAIQFAG
- a CDS encoding family 16 glycosylhydrolase, translating into MLRRVFLALALTCFLMSFGLGQPQQTLDGNILRNGDFSQNILYISESYPEIPTGDFDTKRTWLFRTGDGAQAVGVVENGVLKVSITYGGPNSWSVQVLQSPITVEYLGIYRVEFEAWASKSRRIGVKIGATASRGWIPYNPPPSGRPVDQSGGYAIDITTERRTYSFEFTMRNETDMRARFEFQLGQDDGTVYIDNVKLIKVGQAEPPAPPPALGEKYWYELVWEENFDGDTINESVWSFEIGNGHAQGIPGWGNAELEYYKKENAYIENGVLVIEAKKETAQDQYGTYNYTSARMKTQGKFSVKYGRIEFRAKLPWGKGVWPALWMLGENITEVGWPACGEIDVMEYLGHETNKVYGTIHGPGYSGAGGKGGSYTLPTGNFTEDFHIFAVEWDPLGIKWYVDGVKFFQITRTEVPGDWVFDHPFFIIMNVAVGGYWPGYPDETTTFPQKMYVDYIRVYKGVGMETIDNGSFDYPLTNDQQNWPDDWFLWYGSPYGMGGRASVSIETEGKNRFAVVEVMDTGWESWHVQFNQWVGLSKGKTYRFTFKARAENPRDINVKFLHPTNYTLYAVQNYNLTTDWQSFELVFTFNADYPVANLSIELGKTNSPRTGKVYFDDFALEEVR
- a CDS encoding cobalamin B12-binding domain-containing protein; amino-acid sequence: MKFVLFPLDPVHDVALKMLNRELLKRGHQTILLPPDTKMEEVVELCQKENPDFIMVSRTVGYGAAELLARFIDMLDAAGLRKKCKVVVGGKAITKELAAELGYDAGFGDRTNWEEVIAFVEGREVQESKSRIVKTKRDITHGYSYRVHDSAFKDLLEKITDQIIDWARDRTSPGIERAKMREKMLQGEDLLEDYLKLCDDTVVSYFKKNTLPRKVRLITEEEKKKFDRLVRETRFDEKILRHSLDRPLVFVQYGTGCPFMDAMHIKVSEAWGADGVLHFDPSWGARCEGLLEGLLAHEEDGSIITFENLKLIKSALNDSTLWCVRAHRGLNTPETVLLAAYAKADLTKINMVYGSLNGGTDPERLTVDGVYAIKLAARYNLPYDIPTNEELGGVPAHKAFAGMLVVAYLGVKLNAKPILKPLFCYSPDVMINDYMKDNYIDYNAAKVIALRRIIDAPIWPGEPIGFMTHTEDRVQSAMTTALHAALASSLGLDAITIASTDEAYARGAITVSARIDTLRAIAEAFRFFGQAKIEPTKQAEEFAERIVEGVYETLKKVAEREDFVASMYEGLFGTREEGANPGRAGRGTVRKC
- the dapF gene encoding diaminopimelate epimerase, with product MKIRFFKMNGAGNDFIVIDNRENVLANFDINHFVRMVCRRGKSIGADGLMLLEPSETVDFKMRYFNSDGSEGEMCGNGARCIARFANLIGVAGERMRFETISGIHEAEILGEEVRIKFPNLSLHDFELFQKRDFSFGTVEYHFGTVGVPHTVIFKDAVESMEDEILLRWGRKIRYSLDVFPKGTNVNFVQIVGKSRIIVRTYERGVENETLACGTGSIASSIVSFLTSRVEPAVSVKVKGGELKVGFERHGNEFRNVYLQGDARVVAEGYILPDAWKE